AACGATGAAACGTTTCATATTAGGGATAGGTCTTTTTTTCCTGGTGGGTGTGTTGATTAGCTGCACGCCTAAGCCTGAAGAAACTGCCGCCCCTGAAGAACAGGCCATAGAGGAGACTACTCCGGCCGTAGAGGAGGCCCCGGCCGTAGAGGAGGCCCCGGCCGTAGAGGAAGCCCCGGCAGGGGAAGTGGAACATGCCCCTGAGGGTGGTGAGATGGGAGCCCAACCAACAGAAAAAGCCCCCGAATAATCTGCCCTTCAGGTAAACTTCAAGTAACACAGACTTCCAGTCTATGAAAATCACAGGCAGGATGCCTGTGTCACCCATAAAAAAGGGAGGAAGAAAGGTTACCCCTTTCTACTCCCTTTTTGAGTTTTAGGTTTTATCTGCTACAGGTAAAATAATGGTAAAGGTAGTTCCTTTACCTCCTTCACTTTGATACTCGATTTTTCCATTATGGTCATGGATGATTCGCTGGACAATAGGTAATCCAAGGCCGGTTCCAGCCTCTTTAGTGGAATAAAAGAGGTCAAATATTCTCGCCTGTTTTTCCTTGGGGATACCAGAACCAGTATCTGATATAGTAAGAGAAACCTCCCTTCTTTTGCTCCCCGTAGACATGCTTAGTGTCCCTCCCTTATCCATAGCTGTTTTGGCGTTAAGAATAAGATTGAGGATGGCCCCTTTGAATTGTCGTTTATCCAGGAGAACAGGGGGCAGTGGATTCTGAAAGGCTTTATTTATTTGAATCTTAGCCCAAAGGCATTCGGGCTCTACGAATCGGATAACTTCTTCTAAAACGTAGTTCAAGTTTTCCTCCTTCAAGCTAAGTTCCGGTGGTCGGGCAAGCCTCAAAAACTCTGTTAGAATTTCATCCAGGCGAATTAGCTCTTCT
This sequence is a window from bacterium. Protein-coding genes within it:
- a CDS encoding ATP-binding protein yields the protein MKRRRKIKVMVRSRLAILPELILFIVFGVWLFILFSQTKSIFTFVGSIFLTGGLFAYFWYLLFKTRQEEAEAQDDERINYISLMGGGLVHEIKNPLNSLNINLQLLREALKRTGREEGEAHNLISEIQEELIRLDEILTEFLRLARPPELSLKEENLNYVLEEVIRFVEPECLWAKIQINKAFQNPLPPVLLDKRQFKGAILNLILNAKTAMDKGGTLSMSTGSKRREVSLTISDTGSGIPKEKQARIFDLFYSTKEAGTGLGLPIVQRIIHDHNGKIEYQSEGGKGTTFTIILPVADKT